A stretch of Glandiceps talaboti chromosome 18, keGlaTala1.1, whole genome shotgun sequence DNA encodes these proteins:
- the LOC144449104 gene encoding dynein light chain 1, cytoplasmic, translated as MSDRKAVIKNADMSEEMQQDAVDCATQALEKYNIEKDIAAYIKKEFDKKYNPTWHCIVGRNFGSYVTHETKHFIYFYLGQVAILLFKSG; from the coding sequence ATGTCTGACAGGAAAGCAGTTATCAAGAATGCTGATATGTCCGAGGAGATGCAGCAAGATGCTGTCGACTGTGCAACACAGGCCTtggaaaaatacaacattgagAAGGACATTGCTGCCTACATCAAGAAGGAATTCGACAAAAAATACAACCCAACCTGGCATTGCATCGTCGGCCGTAACTTCGGTAGTTATGTGACACATGAGACCAAGCATTTCATCTACTTCTACCTAGGCCAGGTTGCAATTCTGCTGTTCAAATCTGGATAG